The segment TGAGTTTCTTTAAAAAACACATCTGTAAGAATTGGTTTGTTATGCTTTCCTTGTAAAATTATATCTTTAGAAATCTTCATTTTTTAATCGTTTAAAACAAATAGTTTAAAAAGTGTTAATACCGCAAATAAACCTGTTAAAACACTTAATACCAAATTAATATCTTTTGTTATTTTTCCTGCTTTTTTCTGAATTTGTTTTGCATATTTTGCATATAAGAATAAGATAAAAAACGACCCAATTCCCGCACCAAAAACAAAAAATAGTACTGGAAATATATCGAAATTAAACAAATTAAAAAGAGCTAATGTTGCCACTATTCCGCAGAAAAAAGGAATTGCAAACATATTTAAAAAAGATAAAATTATTCCTGATAAAAAAGAGCTTCCTTTTTTTGTGTTACTTGCTTTAACTTGGGTTTTTTCTTTTTTTGATTGTCTGTAAAAATAAAAAGATAAAAGAATAAATATAAAGATTCCTGCTTTTTCTAAACTCTCTAAAAAACTTGGATTTTTTGAAATGTAATTTGTTAAAATTACTGCAATATAAGTTTGAATAAAAACAATTAAAGAAACACCTAAATTATAATAATTAGCTGCTGTTTCATTTTTCTCTAAACTAATTTTTAATGCTGTCATATTTAACATACTTGGCGTAATTGAGCCAATAAATGAAAAAATAAAACCAAATAAAAGGTGAAAAATCAAAATCATCTATAAAAATATTTTTTGTACTATTCTCTCTGTAAAGATTACTTTTTTAAATAGTATGCACAAAAAAAAACGCATCAAATAAATTGATGCATTTTCTATATTAAATTTAATTTGATGTTTTATACAACTCCTTGTGCTAACATTGCATCTGCAACTTTAACAAAACCAGCAATATTTGCACCTTTGATATAATCTATAGAACCATCTTCATTTTCTCCATATTGTACACATGAATCATGAATGTCTTCCATAATATCTTTTAATTTGTCATCAACTTCTTTACGAGACCAGCTTAAACGTAATGAATTCTGACTCATTTCTAAACCAGAAGTAGCTACACCACCTGCATTACTTGCTTTTCCTGGGGCAAATAACATTTTTGCTTTTTGAAACTCATGAATTGCTTCTGGAGTTGAAGGCATATTTGCACCTTCAGAAACACACATACATCCATTTTTAACCAATTCTTTTGCTTCTTCACCATTTAACTCATTTTGAGTTGCACATGGTAAAGCAATATCACATTTTACAGACCAAGGTCTTTTTCCTGCAACAAATTTTGCATTTGGATATTTCTCTAAATACTCACTTATTCTTCCTCTTTTTTCATTTTTGATGTACATTATGTGCTTCAACTTTTCTGTGCTGATGCCTTCTTCATCTAAAATATAACCTCCAGAATCTGACAATGTTAAAACAGTTGCTCCTAATTCTATTGCTTTTTCAGCAGCATATTGCGCTACGTTTCCAGAACCAGAAATAACTACTTTTTTTCCATCAAATGAATCTTCTCTACGCAATAACATGTTTTGTGCGAAATACACAGTACCATAACCGGTTGCTTCTGGTCTAATTAAAGATCCTCCCCAAGAAGCACCTTTACCCGTAAGAAC is part of the Polaribacter sp. SA4-10 genome and harbors:
- a CDS encoding LysE family transporter, encoding MILIFHLLFGFIFSFIGSITPSMLNMTALKISLEKNETAANYYNLGVSLIVFIQTYIAVILTNYISKNPSFLESLEKAGIFIFILLSFYFYRQSKKEKTQVKASNTKKGSSFLSGIILSFLNMFAIPFFCGIVATLALFNLFNFDIFPVLFFVFGAGIGSFFILFLYAKYAKQIQKKAGKITKDINLVLSVLTGLFAVLTLFKLFVLND
- the gdhA gene encoding NADP-specific glutamate dehydrogenase, with amino-acid sequence MAKKAELKINEFMEMVTKRNNHEPEFLQAVQEVAETVIPYIANHDIYNGKNILLRMVEPERLISFRVSWVDDDGEIQVNRGYRVQMNSAIGPYKGGLRFHPSVNASILKFLAFEQVFKNSLTTLPMGGGKGGSDFDPKGKSDNEIMRFCHSFMSELFRHIGHNTDVPAGDIGVGGREIGFMFGMYKKLNNTFTGVLTGKGASWGGSLIRPEATGYGTVYFAQNMLLRREDSFDGKKVVISGSGNVAQYAAEKAIELGATVLTLSDSGGYILDEEGISTEKLKHIMYIKNEKRGRISEYLEKYPNAKFVAGKRPWSVKCDIALPCATQNELNGEEAKELVKNGCMCVSEGANMPSTPEAIHEFQKAKMLFAPGKASNAGGVATSGLEMSQNSLRLSWSRKEVDDKLKDIMEDIHDSCVQYGENEDGSIDYIKGANIAGFVKVADAMLAQGVV